In the genome of Pelodiscus sinensis isolate JC-2024 chromosome 3, ASM4963464v1, whole genome shotgun sequence, one region contains:
- the LOC142827537 gene encoding uncharacterized protein LOC142827537 codes for MSAPEPTREPAPPFQEPRQSSQQTRRGTKRHAPCWSIAEVKALLDLWGQEGALQEPRSRYRNADIFGRVARALTEQGHPARTLEQVRAKVKELRLAYVRASEGGGAGSDTCPHYKCLHALLGDTTVEGPSPLVDTGLCTSVVRPPDLKEEGDLTTTSKEEGEDRTATITLHLKPVPSSQDISRALSEAGDVSSAGPAGSDGRSSPVLPALMQGPARWTRQHNQLLRQHVQAVERVAQVLTNQIQADLEWQQQAWGQFLQCCDPMCDIMSTMMAHIVHAVHYGMALPPPAAPLLCLCPLLLPPPPPCPCPLLLPLILPTSPCCLPQPGMKGAEAPSPETLGGAVPPSSNSPPRSEPLLSLRPKLMNAVYFSVKELSCLYWEVELVQAGVEESGVRPYQPRHQGLGHICHDARWYTDIPQP; via the exons ATGTCTGCCCCTGAGCCAACCCGAGAGCCTGCACCACCATTCCAGGAACCACGCCAGAGCTCCCAGCAGACCCGGAGGGGCACAAAGCGACATGCCCCATGCTGGTCCATTGCAGAGGTGAAGGCCCTCCTGGacctatgggggcaggagggtgcccTCCAAGAGCCCCGGTCCCGATACCGGAACGCCGACATCTTTGGCCGCGTGGCCCGGGCGCTGACTGAGCAAGGCCAcccagcccggaccctggaacaggtccgggccaaaGTTAAGGAGCTACGCCTGGCCTATGTCAGGgccagtgagggtgggggagcaggatctgACACCTGTCCCCATTACAAGTGCTTGCATGCCCTCCTGGGGGACACGACGGTGGAAGGGCCCTCGCCACTGGTGGACACCGGACTGTGCACCTCGGTGGTCAGACCACCTGACCTGAAGGAGGAGGGTGACCTAACCACCAcatccaaggaggagggagaggaccgCACGGCCACCATCACCCTCCACCTCAAGCcagtgcccagcagccaggacatCTCCCGGGCCTTGTCAGAGGCTGGCGACGTATCCTCCG caggaccagctGGGAGTGATGGACGATCCAGCCCCGTGCTGCCAGCACTGATGCAGGGACCAGCCAGGTGGACCAGGCAGCACAACCAGCTCCTCCGGCAACACGTACAGGCTGTGGAGCGGGTAGCGCAGGTGCTGACCAACCAGATCCAGGCCgacctggagtggcagcagcaggcgTGGGGGCAGTTCCTGCAGTGTTGCGACCCAATGTGTGACATCATGTCCACCATGATGGCACACATCGTCCATGCtgtccactatggcatggccttgccccctcctgctgcccccttgctgtgcctctgccccctcctgcttcccccccccccgccgtgcccatgcccccttctgctgcccctcatcctgcccacctccccatgctgcctgccccaacccggCATGAAGGGCGCCGAGGCCCCTTCACCCGAGACTCTGGGAGGAGCCGTTCCTCCCAGCTCTAACTCCCCTCCCAGATCGGAGCCACTGCTCAGCCTTCGTCCCAAATTAATGAATGCAGTTTATTTTTCGGTTAAAGAACTGAGTTGtctttattgggag GTTGAATTGGTCCAAGCTGGGGTCGAGGAGTCTGGTGTACGGCCGTATCAACCACGGCATCAGGGGCTAGGCCACATCTGCCACGATGCACGGTGGTATACGGACATCCCTCAACCATGA